Proteins from one Lepidochelys kempii isolate rLepKem1 chromosome 6, rLepKem1.hap2, whole genome shotgun sequence genomic window:
- the LOC140912352 gene encoding apoptosis-associated speck-like protein containing a CARD produces the protein MSARDRLENVLEELEEMDFKKFKVKLNQAQPPSGCSNIPRGRLERADYLDVCSLMISYYLETGAIQMAKQVLEDINQRHLAARLEGV, from the coding sequence ATGAGCGCACGGGACCGGCTGGAGAATGtcctggaggagctggaagagaTGGACTTCAAGAAGTTCAAGGTGAAGCTGAACCAGGCCCAGCCGCCCTCGGGCTGCAGCAACATCCCACGGGGTCGGCTGGAGCGGGCAGACTATCTAGATGTATGCAGCCTGATGATCAGCTACTACCTGGAGACGGGAGCCATACAGATGGCCAAGCAGGTGCTGGAGGACATCAACCAGAGGCACTTGGCTGCCAGGCTGGAGGGGGTATAA